AAGTTTTCTAAACGAATAACAGTTATTGATTGGAAAATATGTTATTTTGGCCGCAAACTAGAATGTcttatatacaggtatacttTTTGCAGTGAAAGCAGTAACCATCAAAGTTCATTCCGAATCAGGCATATTATGACACGTGAATTAGCTATAATTTCTCTTTGGAATATGTGATCCTAGCAAGAGTTTCCTCATTGAAAAACGTGTTCGGTGTTGCAACTCATCTCCTATCGCGGGCTGACAGGCGGAAACGTACTTTTACCGTAGCACTGCGTCGGTAGAATTATCGGTCAAAACGCGTGGAAACTCCGAATACATTCCCCAATAAGGAAACTCGGTTAAGTTACTTGTTATGTCTTCGTCATTTTGAAGTTTTACCCGCCCGCAATTcatctttgtttcttttcaagTATCCTGCATGGCATAAAATCACGAAAGTAACGGATTTGCCACCGTTGTCGTTATATTGTTGAATTTCTCACTTGTATTAAAATGATTGAgttcgaattatttatattacttaGTTATAACATTACAACAACAATGTACGTTGAAATTAAgttatgtaatatatttttttcacagagaACCTAAGAATCGTCCTTAAGTTCTCAATCTATTAACAACAATAGCTATAATATAAGGCAAAGTAGTATTGAACGTTTTAAAAACCTTTTGTAAACTGAATCCGGAGGATATTAAATGAcaccttcaatttttcttggCAACACAGTATTGTTGCCATTACTAATTTATTTCATAGTTTTGCTGCAACTTTATGCATCATTTCAGTGAACGCAGCCATACTCGATTTAATTAGTTTTCGACGAAACGTAACAAATAGCGCTAGTGGGCAACCATGTGAGATACTTTGGAGTAAACATCATTTCGGGAACGGTCATTTCGGAAACATTCCCTGACATGACACGTGTTCGGCGTACATTCATTAAACTTATTACTTAGTTTtgtttatacatttttgttcCATTTTCATTGGAAGTAAAAACGCACCATTAAAACGTTATTTGTACATGGCTGTGTACTACCGGTATAATTATAAGATAAAATATAAGAACTTGTCGTAAGTATCTACTCAATAAGTGAAAACGTTGGTTTGTTCTGTAGAACTCGAGAAGTTGATTTAAGTTgaagtttgataaatttttttatctatacACGCGCGTTTATTACTTCGATAAATCCATGACTGCATATGTTTCGTCATTTCGGGAACATGAATATTTCGTAAATGCCCGATCATATACGGGAACGCAGCCAGGAACGAATTATTGATCGAAAATAATAGATTTTCTTACCAAacatgttgaaaaattataattatatggTCATTTCGTTGCACATAAGAGTAATTAActattgaatatatatatatataatgaattgTTCTGCTGGAAATCCGTATTTTTATGTTAGATATGACTAGTCTTTGCTATAGAGTTGAAATATACTCAATAATTGATATGTTTTTcagtttcaaatatttaagaCACAGGTCCTCCTGACATATgtcttttataataaaataatcattcTATTTAATAACAAAGTAGCAATCTCTTTTTGTAAAACGACCCTGGAATGACGGTATCTCCTCACGTGTTATCTGTAAAGCTCCTTATTAACGTAATTTTAAATTCCTAACATGCTTCTTTTGAATATTGGTAACAGACGCATCTTGCAATGATCCgatcaaattttcaagaagACGGccttaaaattatttacatctAAATTCGAAGTCGAAATTTTCCGCCTTCGTGGTTTTAAGTCATATATACGTTGAAAAGTTCACAGGAAACCTCATCAACATCACGTTTATTATCATACTCTTAAAAAAATACTAGATAAATTATGTGAATAACAACATGTAAAAGAAAAGTGTTACAAAATGTTTTCCCATCTAGAGGTGCCACTCACTCGATTTCAACAACGTTCGACACGTCTGTCACTGATTATGTGAGGTATGAATGCAgaataattttagaaatacGCTGCTGTTATGagaatatcataattttcataatACGAATGAACGGTTATTACCTTTAATACGTATTCTGAACGGGGttcgtttttcatttaacTATAATACTACGAACGATACGACGCACCGACTGACGATTTAAATACTGGCATGGTCTCACGCAAgtaactaattgtaagtgctGCAAACTAAACTTTTATAAGCTGTTCAAGTGAATACGTGTTTACGAAATTGGTgcttataaataattaaatctttGATTGGATAACGAATATCTGTGAATGTTCTCAGAATCTTCCTCCTTCGCGTTACGTAACATTTGAATGATTTGCTTTAACGAAAAAGTAACCTTTAGCATGACTTTGCCGAACACGGATTTATGCAGCTATATATACTTGTATACTAACCGCAGATATTCGGTCGTTTTTTTCCAAAGAACTTGCTTTCCTGTTGGTGTTTACAGATAGCTCCTAACGAATAAAGTTTCAATTACTGCCAAAAATACGCTCGTCGTGAAAGAGAATCGCAAAAGTTGGACCGCAGACGAAGCAACGTTGGCAGAACTAACGGCCAGCTCATCAGCGGAGAAGTTTCTACCGTAAATAGCAAAAGTGTACAAGTTGCTTGACTGTATCGTTAGATTGTAGGTGATATTGGTTAAAGAAGATCCTGAAATATTGACTCTATTATATGTGAAGTCGCTGGCATTTAGAGGAAGAATATCCGTGGTCAACGAGTTGGGCATTTGCATGGTGGTGGAGTTTTTGGAAAAGTTTCCGGACACAAAGACGCTGTTGAAGACGGTTGGCTGCACGACGGTTTCCGTCGCGTTGAACCTCAGCCCGCAACTGGCCAGGGTGTCGTTAGTGCAAGCGATGACACTGCAGGTCTGTATTCCGGCGGTGGTGGTACCAGCGAAGGATCTAACTCCGTTGAAAACGGCGGTTCTATACCTGTAATAATTGACGCTTGAATTGACACTAGACGCGCTGAAAGTTCTGTTCACATAGAAGGAACAGCAAAGCTCTCGGTCGCAGAGTTCGAGCCAAGTGGTCGTCGTGCCGTTGGTCAGCGGCAAAACGCTCGTTGCGTAAGGCGCCAAGGTATCCTGGTAAAAGGCGTTCTGGGAAACGGTCGTGATGTTCGCCAGAGTCGTAATTTCCGTGCTGCTGAACTCGTAGGTCAGCGGATAAGTCGTGGAGACGACGTTGCTTCGGACTCCGTCGATCACCTTTGGCACCCTTGCCACTAAAAGAGCGTTCTTCGCGCTCTCCGACAAAAGGGTGACCAATTTACCGCTGGTTCCAGCGTGAATCCCACTGCCCCCGTTGCTGGTTGTTGGATTGTTGTAGCCCGACGCCAGGAGGTTCACGTTGTTGGCGTAAGACCAAGCTGACTGGGTCTGAATCGAAGTTAGGTAAGGTAATTCTGAGAACCACCGTGCGGGGAAAATGATGTCGGTGACGTTATGGTCGTCGACGAGCGATAGAGCCGGGGTCTTGTAGAGGATGTCGTTACAAATTATCAATCCGAACGTGACGTTGAAGTCCGTGGTGAACGTCACGTTTTCCGGACTCGACGTTACATTTATGCCAGGTTCGGCGAACAGGTTGAACTTCCTGTACCTCGAGACAATGCCTCCGGTTCGGTTGAACACCACGTTCGTGTTGTAGAAGAAGTAACCGTCGCTGGGACAAGGCCGAGACGTTGTTCCCGTGCTGGTGCAATTCTCCTTCTCGATCACGTTCACGACAACGTAAATCGAGTACTGCTTCGCAGCGCACGATATCAACTTCAAAGCCTGGACAAATATCAATTCAGCATTTCGAATATCTACGTCTGTACTGACGAAGGTTACTTTTAGGCACGATTGCAAAATTCCGCCCCAATTATGGCCAGCAATTCGAACATCGTAACTCGCCTGTAACTACGGTGGGTGTACAAAACTGAGATACGAACCTCTATTACGACCGTCGAAGCGTTATCGCAGGGAATATCCAATCCGGCATCTGGTACTACGGAACCGAATGAAGGATACAAAGTTCTATTCGTGTCGGAGTAGGTCATACCAGTCGTTAATGAGTCCTCCGGGAATACAAGGATGTCCGCGTTCTGAAAGTGTTCATCGCAAAATGTATGTGACATCAGGCACGTAACGAGTTTATTACTTTCATCGGTAATGACTAGGCGGTTTCGTTTATCCGCAGTTAATAATGGCATCTCAAACAAACAACCGCAGGTCAGTTCTGCGAGAGGATTATCAATAAACTTGAAACACGATACCCCTGCATTGTTTACTGCTGAAATTTAATCTGTTATAATTCAGATTCATTCCACGCCAAGGTTACTACATCAAAATTGTTCGCAGAATCTTTCGAGGTCTGCACAGTTGCCGTTTAAAAATACTCACGTAACCCCAGGCGGTTTTGATGATTGTAACGTAGTTGTTGGCATTGGCTGTCGCGATCGTTGTTCCGTTAGTTCCATTTGTTACCGGGTAATATTCGGCGACGGCACCTATGTAAGAAATTGTATCTGCAGCGGAGACCTGCGGAGCATATAGAAAACAACAATTAGCTATGCGTGATCAAACTGTTGACTTTTTTAATGTAAAATCTGTTATCGTCATTCCCGAAAGATACGACTTTGTGAATCAGCCAGTCTGCAGCTGATTGATACGCACCTCGAATGTCAATTGGGCCAAAACCGTCAGCCCCAGAACGGCAATCGATAAGCTCAGAGACCGCATGATTCTTTATctggaaataaaaatccgtGTATTGTTACGAATCTGTCCagattgagaattttttcctgCTCTGCAGATCGCGTCATCGTTTACGGCGGAGATTCCGAGACGATTTCCATTACATGTGACTAAACCTGAGGATAAAGTCCTTTCTCACACAAggggataaaaatttcgttcgAAAAATTACATGAAATTAATTCTCGGAAGCTGAATTCACTGAAAAGAAGTCGCATGTTTGGCGACGAGAGACTAACGATAAGTAAGCAAGTCACAATGACTGATGACGTAAAATGAGGTGAGAGAATCAGATGGCGTGGTATACAGAGTAAAGACTTCGagcataaatatttaattaattacttctAGCGCGGCATTGATTTTAGACATGCACTCATCGCAATTATTCTTGCACCAACAACATGTATTTCATTACGATGATTCTATCCAGTAACTTCAATGTCAGAGTTACAAAATTAGTATTTGCAACGATTTACATGTGATAAATCTATGGTTTACGTATTgatacatgaaattttttgactcGAACATTTCACTCGAtgatgatttaaaattttacccGAACTATGCGGAATACTTAAAAATGACTACTCGGTACGAACGGTAAAGTCTTGAAGGCGTATCCCTGGACAATCGTTCTCCACAATCGCAGTCACTTTCTCAACTGACGTGTCACTTTagcaatatacatatagcgaTATGCGTATGACTTGTCCTATTTGCGAGGCAATCATACGGCAGACTGAGCATCAGATCTGCACCCAACAGCGTTGGCCTACTGAATTGCTGCAACACTTTCGTGTGGCTTGAATTGGCGATATAAAAATGTATGCGATAGTTGTCGAACAGGTATTGCAACGATGGGTGGGCTAGCAAGGCGTCGGCAAGCACTTGTATTTACAAGTATTTGCAGTATGATGAAAGGCAAATGTTTTCGGTAACTGAAGATGAATACCTCCCGCGGCCAATCTGATAACTGCAGTCAAGACCGACGTCTTTGAAGTCTAGCGAATAATTATCGGGGCGGCGTTTATGCCGGTTCTCACTTATCGAACAATTACGGAGGAACGAATCGATGGTAATAGAAATCACGTACAGGTACGATCCAATAGTTACGAGCGAACGGGATTCGACGATTTTAaacttacaattaattgaaacGGATCGTTGACGGTGGACTGAAGCTAAAACTCGGGAAAGGAGTGGTTTTATATTATCGACTTATCATTTACCATCACGTTTTATGGTACAATGTGTATTTACGAATTACCTGCACGTATAACGTATGACTGTGCGAATGCGCAATACCTATACCCATGTTAGTAAGACGCACACATGCTTGCGCGATGAATCATTTCCTCCATACGTCGGTATATATCTAAATTGCACATATGTCATGCAATTTTCGGACTAATCGATAAATACGATCGGTGAATGATTGATGAATCTGCAAATGACATTTCCTCAGAATTTGTTTAAACTTGTAATCGACGATTCTTGAGTGACGTTCGTTCAATGTTGATTATACATAGTTTTCCCTGTGGGTATTTCCAAATTGCATAGGTTACGCTCAGGTCAAGCGTcaataaataagaaatatgTTATAATTTGTTAGGGTTATTATAATCACCTACAAGATTAACTGCCAATAAACAAAGTATATCGAGTGTGTTAGCTTGGTGTATTTTCATCCTTGGTCAATGAATTCCACGAGTACCCATGCCTTGGGAATTACCCCAAAGATCTGCGTAACAATATAAATGAGGCATGTAGAAAAACAACAAGTctacatatataatacatgcttatatacttatatacataatacagaGACGGCTTACAGCAAACTATTCATTTTGCAAAGTCCAACTGATGCAAAAGTGTTGGTTGTCCGCCTCTGAAAATAACTCTGGGTTTCAAACTGCACGTAATCTCAATCAACGTATCGTTTCCATTGTGGTTGTTGATGGTTTTTAAACTTGACTTCGACACTCCTACAATGAATTGTTGCCGCGTGATCTTACCGGTGTATATTAACcgcgataaaaaaaaccaCACCTTTGTATGCAGTAACTagattcaatttgtttttcttatcatttgtaaaaaaagaacGTACTACACTATTCTAGTTTTACGGCCGCCAACCGGCTGAGATAAACCGCGAGCATGAGGTCAACAGCATTATACTTATCTGCTTGATGTATCACGCCGTTCTACGGACCGTGCAGAATAATCAATAATCATTGGAATTTGGAGCAGTTCAGTTGAATTGTCATACGTTGATTtaactttttattattataatcgtaGTTGGATTACCTCATTTACAGATACAGTCACTGTGCAAAGTCTAGTTTGCGTTTGATACAAAGACGACTTGAACCAAAGGTAAAGCGACACGCCATTTCATCAACACCGTAACACCGCATTCGTGACGATACGAAGCTTGCGTCTTGCCAATACAGTCACCAGCACAATTGCTCCCGACAATGCTCGAGAATGCATGTCACGTACAGtcaggataaaaattttttcaaacaaatacttgataaaatatgaatttcaaaagtgaaaCGAAGAAGATGTTGAAATATCGATTCTTGCTGTAAAACGCGTGCGGATCGCGCCAATTGGGCCGGAAACGTTGATCGAAGATGCGAAAAAAACACgagtttataataatttaacgaCGCATACGAACTATTTGTAACTTTTCACCATGATGCTTGAGAATGGGTTCATTTTTTGGAATagttattatatttaaatcCCCATGAATTGCATATATTGTAGTTCTAACATAACGCAACTTGAGATTTACGTGATATATCGATACAGGATAATGTAGATTCAAACATTCAATCATCTGGTCAATCCTAAACCTATAATCATCAGTTTTGGTAGCTCTGATACATAATTTTCAGACTTTGATTACCACATATCCtggtatttattttcaaattcaggaACTTGGTCAATTTCAAGCTAATTCTCTAATTGCATTCTCTCAGCAACTCAAGTGATCCGAATTCCTTCTAAATATTGGGTACGTGTGGTAGTGATACTGATAAAATATCGTGTATTATCAAACAATGATGGTTATTTTCCTCTGTGCAAttcctgaaataattttttccttataattaattttctgtttatccTGTTTATCCTTATACGGTAAACATTCTATAATACTCGATGTCCCGTTAAGTTGTTCctcatatttttattgacaAATGTATTTATGTCATATATGTAATGTTTGTTCGGGTCGAATGTTACGTACTTACTGAAATATAGAATGATTATTACGTGCCAAGTTACGCACATCCATAACAGTATGTGAAATATACCTACAGTAAATTAGATACtactggatatttttttttttttaattatatccGCTGAAACAAAACATGTTGTGATTCTTTTATACTAATCCGATAAGGTAGTTTCGCTATCGAGTTTGGAAGCAAACATTTCCTGTGATGACCATTAAATTAGGTGACCAATATTCAAAGCTATGCCTATTCCTAGATATCCTTTTACAATCTTATTTGGCAGAACAATTCTGGGAAGATTAGGTCCCAGAAATACTACATTACAATCATCCATTCAAAATAATCTTCAATAAAGCTTTACTTTTAAACACTAGATTTTTCGATGCCGACATGTACAGTAATTTTTTACCTTGTTCTGCCGGCGCAAGCACTCTCAGATACTGATTGATCAAGGCgataatttgagaaataaataaacgctAAAATTAGGTGCTTTTTAGCTAGTGTAAATGAGGAGTTATTAACAAGTTTTAATTGTCTGCACTTGTTTACACTTTAAAAGGAATTTCAATTATGTTATTTAATCGTGATTTCAAATCTTTCAGATTACGTTACACACATGCAGTTTTACCTTCGTTCTAAATTACTCCTAAATCGCCgtcatgaaaatatttttatcactgCAATTAACAGGCTCACATATTTAGCGGTTTTCGGGATAACAATGCGTGTAATGATTATATGATTATTTCTCAACGCCAATTCTTcgatattctttatttttggcGTTTTCCATGAATTGATGTGTGAGCCCCAAGTGAATATGACGATTCTTTGTGTTTTTGTCTGTATCTTTTAATCGTAAGTGTGCCGTCTTGTCGAATCGAGACTAGCTGACATCGTAAAACTCAAAGGGAAGAGGCGGAGAGCGATCTAGTGCATGATAATTGTCAATACGGGCATGCGATAACCGGTTAGCATATAAAAACCGCTCAATTTCTGTCTTGATTTACTCTTGAAATCCTCGTTGTTTCGGTACTTCTTGTCAGTGCTCTGATACCGAATGACGCCTCGTTGACACTCAATTAGCATCGAAAGAGCCTACAATTACGCTTTCAATCATGTTTGCGTTTTTTTCACATGGCGCTAATGAGATTCTCAATGATCGAAGTTGTCTGGCTAAAAGTAGTTGCAAACGGACAGTCATTTTGCTCAAAACGTTTAAAAATACCAAGTTTTGTATGATAGGTACGTAACTAGTCCGAGGTTGTGTTGGTAATGAACAGCTGTTATAGGCGTAGAAGTTTTACTTGACTAATAATTTAtaactcttttttttctacgtaaTATATTAAATCAATTCAATGTCAATCATATTACACTTTACTCAGTAACATTTTCTATCTCCAAAAACTTATATGTTACAACTTACTATTgagtaaaatttaataaaagaTGGAATACTTGGTGAATTCAGTTTACGGTCGACATGTATAGTCGAAACTTGATTTCCTTGAACGCCTAAACGTATAGTTCTTGTATCACTTGAACGTAACGTAAGTTGCATGAAGCAGTCGTCGGAGAAACTACTGAATTGGATCTTGCACTTGAACGGTAAATTAGTCGATAGTGGTAAATGAGCCAACTTTCGCCTATTAACAGCAGCTCTGCATCTTCATTTGGAACATCGTCAGCATCTGTTAGGAGTAAAACCAAAGCATAGATAATTCATTGGTTCGACCTTTGTGCTTCATGTTTAAGACTAATGACATCTTGGCCTAATTCAATTACTTTATATTCCCTGTGAGTTGAGAATCGCCTCTGTGTAGGTATTCAAAACGACGATTGATGAACTCGGTTTTTGCCAACATTTCGTGGTTTCCATTCTGAGCTGATTGATGTTAGATAAGCTGATGTTAGGCGACGTTATAAGATTACTGGAACTGTACCATGATTACAAGATAAGTAGATGTTGTAGCTATAACCTGAAATGcggaaaaaatattagaaacttTCACAGTAACGTTCTTAATTGCGTTCGAAATTGAAACCCGTCATAAGGATGGGAAAATTGAATGCGCACTAGAGTTGGTTCGCCTGTGTGTCGACAACTTGTGTTACACTGCGCTGGTTGAAAATCATCATCAGTCGATAATAATGTCCTCAAGTGACTTGTCCGGAATGCAGTTTTTTAAAACTGCCAACGAGTGAAGTTTTTAACCAATGCCGGTATTAAATCGAATTTACCGTCGTTCGATTTTGCGCTTCGTCAGTTCATCAGAATTTACTTGTTGCTttcaagtaaataaatatagttCGTGCTACAAAAGGTGCTTACATTACGTTTTACAGAAATTTGTATGGATTTATAAGGAAAAAGCCAGCCTCCGTCATTCAACATGTACCGTAAAATacagtaatgaaaatttatctgtCGTGAATGCAAAATTGAGAATTCACGACAAGCTGTAATTTTTCGTATATcgttaataaaaatgatttcttttttctcgaaaatgaaCTAAACTTACAACGACTATTTACGCCTTATTTCACAAATCGTACGATGCATGAACgaaaatcagttttcaattttggtTGCCGATTTAGTTGAACAACCGTAGTTTAGTTTTGGGCTGTTTCTGCTGCGATTAAACCACCGAGTAAAAGCATGCTCCGTGAATGAAACTCCATCACAAGAAGTAACCTTAGTTGCCAACACTCGGGCCCTCTGATATTGCTTTTTAAGAGAAAGACCTAACGTAACTTATCATCGTCGGATAAAATGATCACTTGCCGAAGATATTAGTTTAATATCCAAATTGAAGAAACCTGCTGcagaaaattcaacttttcttcCTACGACGTGATCGTAGAAGAAGCTTAGCTAAAAAATGAAGCGGTATTCATCATTTGTACTGTATAGTATCGGAATTCTCACACATACATTTAGGGGAACGTGTGCATCAAtaactgaaaatttgaaactaattttcacaaAGGTGACATTTAAAGTCATCAAATGTTAATGTTTTTGGGTTTCAATTTACCCTTGTGCCCAGTCTACGGATTATTGTTAATGTTCAACACAAGTATTAGTCAATTTTAAGCACAATCTcagagataataattttatttaccgaCAAACAGTCACATGATGTAAATCATTGTCAGATTACAGTCAAGCCATAGATCTATGCAATGTGGCTGATAAATGATGCAAGATCTTCACGTTCTCTCATTATATTACACGTCCCTGCATATGCGTGGAACTATATTTACCCTCACGCGTAAAAAGTTTATCTCAAATGCAGTTAAAACCGTATGCTCATCGTGTGACGGCTTGCTATACAAACTTGATACAATAATTGTGCCTATGAATTCTGTAAATTAACTCAAAAATCAATGCTTCAGTAACGAACCCAtgattttttgtcaaaaaatatcTTCTTGAACAATACTCTTGAATTCTCAATTTATGATGCCCTTCACCAATATACCGTATAATTAGTAATATTCTCTCATAACGCACCTCCTCTTTCGTAGCAAAATCTATTCCGCATCTCCTGACGTTCAAGATGTGAACAAGCGTGCGTTTGGCGGCTTTGGTAGTCTTCGATGCCATGGCAGTCATAGACGTGAATCTAATCAAGTAATAAAGCCCCCACGACAAGTTAATAAGCGGATTATTCAACGCTTTATTTGCGGCAGCGTTCGAGCCGGTGGGAGTGAAGTTATCCCGTCGAAGCCAGGCGCCACCAGAGAAGAACGAGTACATGTTAAACAGCAGATTGAGAAAGCAACCACTAAGTGAGAAGAAGAGCTGCATCTGAAGAAAGGTTTCATAAAGTGAGTTAACGCATTTGCGTGGATGGAAATTAGGAGAGGCCGACACACACGCTTACCTGAAACATGTGATTAGCTTGGTCGAGAACGTCGCACAGGCGTTGATGCCCTAATCGCAAGGTTTCAATGGTGTTATAAGTCGGTACGTGAAGCGGCAAGTTCTCTTCGGGTTTGAAACGAGGTTCCTTGTTCGCAATAAATTCCTTTTTTAAATCGGTCACGCATTTTATCTTCGAGGGAACCTTTGCCCGCGTCAAGATAATCTTCCCGGCCATATTTCCGTGGGAATCATCGTTTGGTGGAAGATTCAAGTGCGTAGAAAGTTCGAAAAATCTGCGATTTATACTCTCGAATCTTGATTTAAGCAGGTGGCACAATGCCAAAAATTGAGCTTCCGCCAGAACAGCAGTGAAGTTGTTCAGATTGTTCATAAATACGTAGATTCCAATGACACAGGAATCTCCCACGTAAACAAATATCGCCGAGTAAATCTGGCTCGGTATTCCAACGAGAATACTAGCTGCGAAAATTGCCCAAATTGTGCGAACGTTCCTTCGACGCTGCTTCAGCTCCGGATCCAGAAAACCGTCGATCGCATTCAACGCAGCAAACGCCGTCGGCAAGTGACGTCTTAAGTAAAAGAGAGCATTTATCCGGCTCGATATTCCCATCAAATTCATCACCATGGTATTCATTAACCTGATAAATAGAGGCGGATCCACCAATCGCAGTTCTTTGTTCAGGAACGTGTTGCTCTGAGTGCTGTTCTTACCGTGGTTCATAAACTGACCCACAGTCAATGTCATCTGAGGTACGTATATCATGTTAACGAAAGTTAATCCGAGTAAAACGATCGAGTAGATCATCGAACAACCCGACGGTACGAACACCTGTAAGTTGAAGCCTCGTAGTGATCTGGGACGCATGTTGTATCAATCGGAATGCTACCTCAACGATATGTGATTCAAATTGCAAATGTACTCGTATGTTAGTTTGGAGGAGGAGTACCTGAACACCCGAAACGTTTTTGATTTGAAGCGGAAAACTACCGATTGCTCGGCTGATTAAAGTTATCGGCGCAAATTCTTGAGAAACTGTGAGTTGACTTCGTCTCGGTACGTTGTACGcacgattcattttttattttttttttttcaaaagaattttcaCCGGCTGTAATCAATCGACCTGCTGACTGGCTTCCTCACTGGTCGTGGAGTAACTAAAAATCTTGTCGAATTTTAACACCCCGTTGCTGTTGCTTTGGTTCGAGTCTATTTTAACTAAAGGCGTCCtaagaaaattcattaaatttgACAAGTTGAACGACCAATTATATCGTAAAACCTTAACGATATTATGTTAACTTTGAAAGTAACTATGAAAGTGTATACAAGAGTTTCATAGTCAtctaaaaattcaatcaatatGTTTGCAGACACtttaaagaatttacaaaagcTTTAACGTAGTTTACCTAAGGTCCACACACTTTCCATCGGTCAATATCCTTTTGGAAATTTGCATTGCGACGTTCGCAAGCCCGTCGCTACTGAATTTGCGTCGTTCCGCAGATCTAGTTCACTTAGGGATTATTCCAAGGTTCTTTTTTTCGCTCTCATTAACGACTATCGGACTATCTTTAATTTAACTCGTGTTCAtagctccccccccccccccccccaccctccGCCTCTCCACCTTCACCGTTATTGCACAAGATTTCACCCAGTTCTAGTGATCGGTTGGGGTCCCAGCGATTGCattttgttggaaatattAAAACTGGTTTAACCGGAATACGTTGAATGATAAACACCTTATCAATGCTCTCTGAGCTCTGATACCGATAACCATTCAACACGAGCTGGATCTCACCAGCTTCATCTTGTGTCAATAACTAGATGTTCTACATGTTTTCTCGACTCGCAATAG
The Neodiprion lecontei isolate iyNeoLeco1 chromosome 3, iyNeoLeco1.1, whole genome shotgun sequence DNA segment above includes these coding regions:
- the LOC107221078 gene encoding vanin-like protein 1, whose product is MRSLSLSIAVLGLTVLAQLTFEVSAADTISYIGAVAEYYPVTNGTNGTTIATANANNYVTIIKTAWGYNADILVFPEDSLTTGMTYSDTNRTLYPSFGSVVPDAGLDIPCDNASTVVIEALKLISCAAKQYSIYVVVNVIEKENCTSTGTTSRPCPSDGYFFYNTNVVFNRTGGIVSRYRKFNLFAEPGINVTSSPENVTFTTDFNVTFGLIICNDILYKTPALSLVDDHNVTDIIFPARWFSELPYLTSIQTQSAWSYANNVNLLASGYNNPTTSNGGSGIHAGTSGKLVTLLSESAKNALLVARVPKVIDGVRSNVVSTTYPLTYEFSSTEITTLANITTVSQNAFYQDTLAPYATSVLPLTNGTTTTWLELCDRELCCSFYVNRTFSASSVNSSVNYYRYRTAVFNGVRSFAGTTTAGIQTCSVIACTNDTLASCGLRFNATETVVQPTVFNSVFVSGNFSKNSTTMQMPNSLTTDILPLNASDFTYNRVNISGSSLTNITYNLTIQSSNLYTFAIYGRNFSADELAVSSANVASSAVQLLRFSFTTSVFLAVIETLFVRSYL
- the LOC124293364 gene encoding uncharacterized protein LOC124293364 isoform X2, whose translation is MRPRSLRGFNLQVFVPSGCSMIYSIVLLGLTFVNMIYVPQMTLTVGQFMNHGKNSTQSNTFLNKELRLVDPPLFIRLMNTMVMNLMGISSRINALFYLRRHLPTAFAALNAIDGFLDPELKQRRRNVRTIWAIFAASILVGIPSQIYSAIFVYVGDSCVIGIYVFMNNLNNFTAVLAEAQFLALCHLLKSRFESINRRFFELSTHLNLPPNDDSHGNMAGKIILTRAKVPSKIKCVTDLKKEFIANKEPRFKPEENLPLHVPTYNTIETLRLGHQRLCDVLDQANHMFQMQLFFSLSGCFLNLLFNMYSFFSGGAWLRRDNFTPTGSNAAANKALNNPLINLSWGLYYLIRFTSMTAMASKTTKAAKRTLVHILNVRRCGIDFATKEEVIATTSTYLVIMVQFQ
- the LOC124293364 gene encoding uncharacterized protein LOC124293364 isoform X1, whose translation is MRPRSLRGFNLQVFVPSGCSMIYSIVLLGLTFVNMIYVPQMTLTVGQFMNHGKNSTQSNTFLNKELRLVDPPLFIRLMNTMVMNLMGISSRINALFYLRRHLPTAFAALNAIDGFLDPELKQRRRNVRTIWAIFAASILVGIPSQIYSAIFVYVGDSCVIGIYVFMNNLNNFTAVLAEAQFLALCHLLKSRFESINRRFFELSTHLNLPPNDDSHGNMAGKIILTRAKVPSKIKCVTDLKKEFIANKEPRFKPEENLPLHVPTYNTIETLRLGHQRLCDVLDQANHMFQMQLFFSLSGCFLNLLFNMYSFFSGGAWLRRDNFTPTGSNAAANKALNNPLINLSWGLYYLIRFTSMTAMASKTTKAAKRTLVHILNVRRCGIDFATKEELSFFYDHVVGRKVEFSAAGFFNLDIKLISSASDHFIRR